In the genome of Longimicrobium sp., one region contains:
- a CDS encoding multicopper oxidase family protein yields MRPASSLLLLLAASAALVGTPLSSAAASHGALPTGADTLRTPPALADVSPAPRRVEVSLTAARLRTSLVAGTTSEVFAYNGQIPGPTLELREGDRVIVHFRNDLPEQTTVHWHGLNLPFESDGSPFHPVEPGETRDYAFTVRPGSAGTYWYHPHPHHRTGYQVAKGLAGAVIVRAADDPLPATLTEKLLILTDTRLKPDGSIDLPDGGSHAGLVDRENGREGELLFVNGQVLPTLRIRPGEVQRWRILNASASRVYRLALPGHKLTHVGSDGGLFERPVEVDEIVLASAERAEVLVRGTGAPRTHAQLQALPYDRYIPQTRPSDWNKARPLLTLEYAGPSAVAPRIPDRLRAVPVLDASRAAATRVISLSQGLINGREMDMARIDVSATLGATEIWEVENLVGMDHPFHLHGFQFQVLERDGVPEPFRSWKDTVNVPKHQTVRFIVRYENYPGKWMFHCHILDHEDHGMMGVLEVR; encoded by the coding sequence ATGCGCCCAGCATCCTCCCTCCTGCTTCTGCTCGCCGCTTCGGCTGCGCTCGTCGGCACGCCGCTCTCCTCCGCGGCGGCCAGCCACGGCGCTCTGCCAACGGGCGCGGACACGCTCCGCACTCCTCCCGCGCTGGCAGACGTCTCGCCGGCTCCGCGGAGGGTGGAGGTGAGCCTCACCGCCGCCCGGCTCCGCACCTCACTCGTGGCGGGGACCACCTCGGAGGTGTTCGCGTACAACGGCCAGATACCCGGCCCCACCCTGGAGCTGCGCGAGGGCGACCGGGTAATCGTGCACTTCCGCAACGACCTTCCCGAGCAGACCACGGTGCACTGGCACGGGCTGAACCTCCCCTTCGAGTCGGACGGCAGCCCGTTCCACCCGGTGGAGCCCGGAGAGACGCGGGACTACGCCTTCACCGTTCGGCCGGGGAGCGCCGGGACGTACTGGTACCATCCGCACCCCCATCACCGCACCGGCTACCAGGTGGCGAAGGGGCTTGCCGGCGCGGTCATCGTCCGGGCGGCCGACGATCCGCTCCCGGCCACCCTCACCGAGAAGCTGCTGATCCTCACCGACACCCGCCTGAAGCCCGATGGCTCCATAGACCTGCCGGACGGAGGCTCGCACGCGGGACTCGTGGACCGGGAGAACGGGCGCGAAGGCGAGCTGCTGTTCGTGAACGGACAGGTGCTGCCCACGCTCCGCATCCGTCCCGGAGAGGTGCAGCGGTGGAGGATCCTCAACGCCTCCGCGTCCCGCGTGTACCGGCTCGCGCTCCCGGGGCACAAGCTGACGCACGTGGGGAGCGACGGCGGCCTCTTCGAGCGGCCGGTGGAGGTGGATGAGATCGTGCTTGCGAGCGCGGAGCGCGCGGAGGTGCTCGTGCGCGGCACCGGAGCGCCCCGCACCCACGCGCAGCTGCAAGCGCTTCCCTACGACCGCTACATACCGCAGACGCGCCCCTCGGATTGGAACAAGGCGCGCCCCCTCCTCACACTCGAGTATGCCGGCCCCTCCGCCGTCGCACCCCGTATACCGGACCGGCTCCGCGCGGTCCCCGTGCTGGACGCCTCCCGTGCGGCGGCGACGCGTGTGATCTCGCTCAGCCAGGGGCTGATCAACGGCCGGGAGATGGACATGGCCCGCATCGACGTGAGCGCCACCCTGGGGGCCACGGAGATCTGGGAGGTCGAAAACCTGGTGGGGATGGACCACCCTTTCCACCTGCACGGCTTCCAGTTCCAGGTTCTGGAGCGGGACGGTGTTCCCGAGCCGTTCCGCTCCTGGAAGGACACGGTGAACGTCCCCAAGCACCAGACCGTGCGCTTCATCGTGCGCTACGAGAACTACCCCGGAAAATGGATGTTCCACTGCCACATCCTGGACCACGAGGACCACGGGATGATGGGCGTTCTGGAGGTTCGCTGA
- a CDS encoding c-type cytochrome, which yields MQRGRQLVLARDCGACHGGGTNPTSAAWLAGRPGPAPFDSVGPFKLWPPNLTPDAQTGSGRYSARQLFNALRYGLRPTTTPDVQVTSAVPGEGGHPARPDYLSPAMPWMYWRFMTDQELWDIAAYLQHGVRPVRQQVPASGSPPDRWASVLGADKIGTHVMPPFPTQHEELRQPDRRDEILRGRALVASTACSGCHGGATHSAQAGWLAGAGTAPGAPFDEFQIGPFRTRPRNLTPDNTTGMGRFSERQIFNALRYGLRPGETPDVEITSTVRGEGNFPRSPKYLAPPMPWPAWRHLTDQQLRDMAAYLKHGVKPVRNRVADSEGPPDFWASEYTPQKIGTHPAPAFPTAREAFRP from the coding sequence GTGCAGCGTGGACGGCAGCTGGTGCTCGCGCGCGACTGCGGAGCGTGCCACGGCGGCGGCACCAACCCGACCTCGGCGGCGTGGCTGGCGGGGCGCCCCGGACCGGCGCCGTTCGACAGCGTGGGGCCCTTCAAGCTGTGGCCGCCGAACCTGACGCCGGACGCGCAGACGGGCTCGGGCCGCTACAGCGCGCGGCAGCTCTTCAACGCGCTGCGCTACGGACTGCGGCCCACCACGACGCCGGACGTGCAGGTCACGTCGGCGGTGCCGGGGGAGGGCGGTCACCCGGCGCGGCCGGACTACCTCTCCCCCGCCATGCCGTGGATGTACTGGCGCTTCATGACGGACCAGGAGCTGTGGGACATCGCGGCGTACCTCCAGCACGGCGTGCGGCCGGTGCGGCAGCAGGTGCCCGCCAGCGGCTCGCCGCCCGACCGCTGGGCGAGCGTGCTGGGTGCCGACAAGATCGGCACGCACGTCATGCCGCCCTTCCCCACCCAGCATGAGGAGCTGCGCCAGCCGGACCGGCGCGACGAGATCCTGCGCGGACGGGCGCTGGTAGCCTCCACCGCATGCAGCGGATGCCATGGCGGGGCCACGCATTCCGCGCAGGCGGGGTGGCTCGCCGGCGCGGGAACGGCTCCGGGAGCCCCCTTCGACGAGTTCCAGATCGGGCCGTTCCGCACGCGACCGCGCAACCTGACGCCCGACAACACCACCGGGATGGGACGGTTCAGCGAGCGGCAGATCTTCAACGCGCTTCGTTACGGCCTGCGCCCCGGCGAAACGCCGGACGTGGAGATCACCTCCACCGTCCGCGGAGAGGGCAACTTTCCGCGCAGCCCCAAGTACCTGGCCCCACCGATGCCGTGGCCCGCGTGGCGCCACCTGACGGACCAGCAGCTGCGCGACATGGCGGCCTACCTGAAGCACGGGGTCAAGCCGGTTCGCAACCGCGTGGCGGACAGCGAGGGCCCACCCGACTTCTGGGCCAGCGAGTACACCCCCCAGAAGATCGGCACGCACCCCGCCCCCGCCTTCCCCACCGCGCGCGAGGCGTTCCGGCCCTGA
- a CDS encoding prolyl oligopeptidase family serine peptidase gives MNPIVPSRAGWALAAAALLAPAAAHAQGLEYPQTRRGEQVDVYHGTSVADPFRWLEDTDSPETRAWITAQNRLTSSYLEAIPQRRRIEQRLTQLWNYERSGTPFKRAGRYFWWKNNGLQNQSVLYTAPSLAATPRVVLDPNRLSQDGTLAVSATSVSEDGKLLGYGVSSGGSDWQELRVRDVATARDLPDRIQWVKFSGISWTHDGRGFFYSRYPQPTGNALTSTVRNQKLYYHRLGTPQSADVLVYERTDQPDWGFGGFVTDDGRYLVVNVTQGTDRRNRVYIKDLGTARTPRLGGEMVKLLDDFDADYSYVGNDGPVFFFQTDLEAPRGRVISIDLRNPARERWRTVVPQAADAMSGVTMAGGRVVAQYMHDVASRVRVFEKSGALVRDIQLPGLGSLGGLSGEPDDPEMFYSFASYLSPSTVYRHNVRTGVSSVLWAPRVAFDASQYETRQLFFQSKDGTRVPMFVTHRKGMALDGNNPTLLYGYGGFNSAMTPGFAASVAVWLEMGGVYAVANIRGGSEYGEEWHAAGTKERKQNVFDDFIGAAEHLIAQKYTSPAKLAISGGSNGGLLVGAVLNQRPELFGAALPAVGVMDMLRFHKFTIGWAWTSDYGSPDDAQLFPSIYAYSPLHNIKPGTRYPAVLVTTGDHDDRVVPGHSFKYAAALQAAQAGPAPVLIRIETRGGHGAGKPTQMQIEEAADRWAFLARNLGMNGSALVR, from the coding sequence ATGAACCCAATCGTTCCGTCCCGCGCCGGCTGGGCGCTCGCGGCGGCGGCGCTACTCGCACCCGCGGCGGCGCACGCGCAGGGCCTGGAGTATCCGCAGACGCGCCGCGGCGAGCAGGTGGACGTCTACCACGGAACCAGCGTGGCGGACCCGTTCCGCTGGCTGGAGGACACCGACTCGCCCGAGACGCGCGCCTGGATCACCGCGCAGAACCGGCTGACGAGCTCGTACCTGGAGGCGATCCCGCAGCGGCGCCGCATCGAGCAGCGGCTGACGCAGCTCTGGAACTACGAGCGCAGCGGCACCCCGTTCAAGCGCGCGGGGCGCTACTTCTGGTGGAAGAACAACGGGCTGCAGAACCAGTCCGTGCTCTACACCGCCCCGTCGCTCGCCGCCACGCCGCGCGTGGTGCTGGACCCGAATCGCCTCTCGCAGGACGGCACGCTGGCCGTCTCCGCCACGTCGGTGAGCGAGGACGGGAAGCTGCTGGGGTACGGCGTGTCTTCCGGCGGATCGGACTGGCAGGAGCTGCGGGTGCGCGACGTGGCCACGGCGCGCGACCTCCCCGACCGCATCCAGTGGGTGAAGTTCTCGGGGATCAGCTGGACGCACGACGGGCGCGGCTTCTTCTACTCCCGCTACCCGCAGCCCACGGGGAACGCGCTCACCTCCACGGTGCGCAACCAGAAGCTGTACTACCACCGCCTGGGTACGCCGCAGTCCGCCGACGTGCTGGTGTACGAGCGCACGGACCAGCCGGACTGGGGCTTCGGCGGCTTCGTGACCGATGACGGACGCTACCTGGTGGTCAACGTCACCCAGGGGACGGACCGCCGCAACCGCGTGTACATCAAGGATCTGGGCACCGCCCGCACTCCGCGCCTCGGCGGGGAGATGGTGAAGCTGCTGGACGACTTCGACGCGGACTACAGCTACGTGGGGAACGACGGGCCCGTCTTCTTCTTCCAGACGGACCTGGAGGCGCCGCGCGGGCGGGTGATCTCCATCGACCTGCGCAACCCCGCGCGTGAACGCTGGCGCACCGTGGTCCCGCAGGCTGCGGACGCGATGAGCGGGGTGACGATGGCGGGCGGCCGCGTGGTCGCGCAGTACATGCACGACGTGGCCTCGCGCGTGCGCGTGTTCGAAAAGAGCGGCGCGCTGGTGCGCGACATCCAGCTTCCGGGGCTCGGCTCGCTGGGCGGCCTCTCCGGCGAGCCGGACGACCCGGAGATGTTCTACTCCTTTGCGTCGTACCTCAGCCCCAGCACGGTGTACCGCCACAACGTGCGCACCGGGGTCTCGTCGGTGCTGTGGGCGCCGCGCGTGGCCTTCGACGCCAGCCAGTACGAGACGCGGCAGCTCTTCTTCCAGAGCAAGGACGGCACGCGCGTCCCCATGTTCGTGACGCACCGCAAGGGGATGGCGCTGGACGGCAACAACCCGACGCTGCTGTACGGCTACGGTGGCTTCAACTCGGCCATGACGCCGGGGTTCGCCGCGAGCGTGGCGGTGTGGCTGGAGATGGGGGGCGTGTACGCGGTCGCCAACATCCGCGGCGGCAGCGAGTACGGCGAGGAGTGGCACGCCGCAGGGACGAAGGAGCGGAAGCAGAACGTCTTCGACGACTTCATCGGCGCGGCGGAGCACCTCATCGCGCAGAAGTACACGTCGCCGGCGAAGCTGGCCATCTCGGGCGGGTCCAACGGCGGGCTGCTGGTGGGCGCGGTGCTCAACCAGCGTCCGGAGCTGTTCGGCGCGGCGCTCCCCGCGGTGGGGGTGATGGACATGCTGCGCTTCCACAAGTTCACCATCGGCTGGGCCTGGACCTCGGACTACGGCTCGCCGGACGACGCGCAGCTCTTCCCGTCCATCTACGCCTACTCGCCACTGCACAACATCAAGCCGGGGACGCGCTACCCGGCCGTTCTGGTGACGACGGGCGACCACGACGACCGCGTGGTGCCGGGGCATTCGTTCAAGTACGCCGCCGCGCTGCAGGCCGCGCAGGCGGGCCCCGCGCCGGTCCTCATCCGCATCGAGACGCGCGGCGGCCACGGTGCCGGCAAGCCCACGCAGATGCAGATCGAGGAGGCGGCGGACCGGTGGGCGTTTCTGGCGAGGAATCTGGGGATGAACGGAAGTGCGTTAGTGCGTTAG
- the leuS gene encoding leucine--tRNA ligase, with the protein MSSEHITGSYQPAEVERKWQARWDERGTNTWTEEELRTAARPFYNLMMFPYPSAEGLHVGNIYAFTGADIFGRFKRLQGYDVFEPIGFDAFGIHSENFALKQGIHPGELIPRNVERFTRQLRRVGFMYDWNHTVDTTRPEYYRWTQWIFLQLYKAGLAEKKEAAVNWCPNCNTVLANEQVVGGECERCGTAVEMRFLSQWFFRITQYAGKLLDNLKQLDWSDTTRKAQENWIGRSDGAEILFPIVGQDAGEPMAVSVFTTRPDTLFGATYMVLAPEHPLVDRITTDGQRAEVDEYRRQATATDLVSRKKTDKTKTGVDTGARALNPINGEEIPVWIADYVLMEYGTGAIMAVPGHDERDFEFAQKFGLTIRRVVAGEGEDGDTPLEAAYTGTGRLVNSGRFTGLEVETGKMAITTHIAQQGAGTSRVNYRLHDWTISRQRYWGPPIPILYCDDCGTVPVPEDQLPVLLPPIEDFKPDASGVSPLARHEEWYLTDCPSCGGRARRETDVSDTFLDSSWYFLRYPSAGNEAVPFDDAVTKTWLPVHSYIGGNEHAVLHLLYSRFITMALKDMGHVDFEEPFTRFRAHGHIVREGAKMSKSKGNVVVPDEYIAEWGADTFRTFLMFLGPYQEGGDFRDAALVGPFNFLNRLWDSVLTAEDRELDPAVEQKLHATIKKVTDDLEDLSYNTAIAAMMEYLNAVRAGGRTPERAAVEPLVRLVAPFAPHLAEELWERTGHTDSFWDEAGWPSYDPAKTVADTVEFVVQVNGKVRARMPMPRGIAESDARAAALADENVRKFTEGKEVRKVIFVPDRLVNLVVG; encoded by the coding sequence ATGAGCAGCGAACACATCACCGGCAGCTATCAGCCCGCCGAGGTCGAGCGGAAGTGGCAGGCGCGCTGGGACGAGCGGGGGACCAACACGTGGACGGAGGAGGAGCTCCGCACGGCCGCGCGCCCCTTCTACAACCTGATGATGTTTCCGTACCCGTCCGCCGAAGGGCTGCACGTGGGGAACATCTACGCCTTCACCGGCGCCGACATCTTTGGCCGCTTCAAGCGGCTGCAGGGGTACGACGTCTTCGAGCCGATCGGCTTCGACGCGTTCGGCATCCACTCGGAGAACTTCGCGCTCAAGCAGGGGATCCACCCCGGCGAGCTGATCCCGCGCAACGTGGAGCGCTTCACCAGGCAGCTGCGCCGCGTGGGCTTCATGTACGACTGGAACCACACCGTCGACACCACGCGCCCGGAGTACTACCGCTGGACGCAGTGGATCTTTTTGCAGCTCTACAAGGCGGGCCTGGCGGAGAAGAAGGAGGCGGCGGTCAACTGGTGCCCCAACTGCAACACCGTGCTCGCCAACGAGCAGGTGGTGGGCGGCGAGTGCGAGCGCTGCGGCACTGCCGTGGAGATGCGCTTCCTGAGCCAGTGGTTCTTTCGCATCACGCAGTACGCGGGGAAGCTGCTGGACAACCTGAAGCAGCTCGACTGGTCTGACACAACGCGAAAGGCGCAGGAGAACTGGATCGGGCGCAGCGACGGGGCGGAGATCCTCTTCCCCATCGTGGGGCAGGACGCGGGCGAGCCGATGGCCGTCTCCGTCTTCACCACGCGGCCGGACACGCTCTTTGGCGCCACCTACATGGTGCTTGCCCCCGAGCACCCGCTGGTGGATCGCATCACGACGGACGGGCAACGCGCCGAGGTGGACGAGTACCGCCGCCAGGCGACCGCCACCGACCTGGTGTCGCGCAAGAAGACGGACAAGACCAAGACGGGCGTGGACACCGGCGCGCGCGCGCTCAACCCGATCAACGGCGAGGAGATCCCCGTCTGGATCGCGGACTACGTGCTGATGGAGTACGGCACGGGCGCCATCATGGCCGTGCCGGGCCACGACGAGCGCGACTTCGAGTTCGCGCAGAAGTTCGGCCTCACCATCCGCCGCGTCGTCGCCGGCGAGGGCGAGGACGGCGACACCCCGCTGGAAGCCGCGTACACGGGCACGGGGCGCCTGGTGAACTCCGGCCGCTTCACGGGGCTGGAGGTGGAGACGGGGAAGATGGCCATCACCACCCACATCGCGCAGCAGGGGGCGGGGACGTCGCGCGTCAACTACCGGCTGCACGACTGGACGATCTCGCGCCAGCGCTACTGGGGTCCGCCCATCCCCATCCTGTACTGCGACGACTGCGGCACCGTGCCCGTGCCCGAGGACCAGCTCCCGGTGCTGCTGCCGCCCATCGAGGACTTCAAGCCGGACGCGTCGGGCGTCTCCCCGCTGGCGCGCCACGAGGAGTGGTACCTCACCGACTGCCCCTCATGCGGCGGCCGCGCGCGCCGCGAGACCGACGTCTCGGACACGTTCCTGGACTCGTCGTGGTACTTCCTGCGCTACCCTTCCGCGGGGAACGAGGCGGTGCCGTTCGACGATGCGGTCACGAAGACGTGGCTCCCGGTGCACAGCTACATCGGCGGCAACGAGCACGCGGTGCTGCACCTGCTGTACTCGCGCTTCATCACGATGGCGCTCAAGGACATGGGGCACGTGGACTTCGAGGAGCCGTTCACCCGCTTCCGCGCGCACGGCCACATCGTGCGCGAGGGCGCCAAGATGTCCAAGTCCAAGGGCAACGTGGTGGTGCCGGACGAGTACATCGCGGAGTGGGGCGCGGACACCTTTCGCACGTTCCTGATGTTCCTGGGCCCGTACCAGGAGGGGGGCGACTTCCGCGACGCGGCGCTGGTGGGGCCGTTCAACTTCCTCAACCGCCTGTGGGACAGCGTCCTCACGGCGGAGGATCGCGAGCTGGACCCGGCCGTCGAGCAGAAGCTGCACGCCACCATCAAAAAGGTGACGGACGACCTGGAGGACCTCTCCTACAACACCGCCATCGCGGCGATGATGGAGTACCTCAACGCCGTCCGCGCCGGCGGTCGCACCCCCGAGCGCGCCGCGGTCGAGCCGCTGGTCCGCCTCGTGGCCCCCTTCGCCCCGCACCTGGCGGAGGAGCTGTGGGAGCGGACGGGCCACACGGACTCCTTCTGGGACGAAGCCGGGTGGCCGTCGTACGACCCGGCGAAGACCGTGGCGGACACGGTGGAGTTCGTGGTGCAGGTGAACGGCAAGGTACGCGCGCGCATGCCCATGCCGCGCGGCATCGCCGAATCCGACGCCCGCGCCGCCGCCCTCGCGGACGAGAACGTGCGCAAGTTCACGGAGGGCAAGGAGGTTCGAAAGGTGATCTTCGTGCCGGACCGGCTGGTGAACCTGGTGGTGGGCTGA